GTTCATGCAACTGACTTAATTTATCTGACCCAGTAAATTCATGCAGATTCACCTAGAGTCCAACACTCTTTCTATGACAAGTACAAAAAAGTGAGCCCAATCCATAAACTTTTGGGCTGCTCAGTATCTCTCACACTTGTTTTACCTTTGTGTATCACTGTAAAGCATTTGTGGCCAGCTTATAAAAACAGCACGGTCTGGATACCCTTGAAGTTAATGGCAAAACTTCAGTACCTTATTCTGCCATAAAAACTCATACTAAAAGGAGCTTGTAAAAAGAGCAATgcattaataaaaaacaaatagtaaacaggaaaaagaaaaagaatctaaaaagcaaaaggcaaacaTTAATAGCTACTGTATACAGACTTTACAAAAGCAACtactttaaaataacaaagaaacacagtgtCTACCTAGTGGTAGGTGCATTCTCATTAAAGCCTTTTGAATGCTCAGGTCAGCTCAGCATTTACTGTGTTGCATTTCCTGcctacaaaaatatatttgaagaaTCATTCCAGATTTTTCTGAGCAACTTTTACAAGCCAAGGGAGTAACTGCACCATCTCTGGAAGATGTGATTAAGGAAGGCATCTGGTTCAGGATGGTCAACATCTCACCTTGAATATTCTGACTCCACTATGTTTTCTCTTTGCAATAGTTTAGCAAACTGCAATATATTATTATCTCTTATTTGTCTATTTCTCTCTTACATATCTTCTGGTAGAAAGTTTGCTTCAAAGTACTAAATCACCACTGCctggaataaataaaatgtgcaaAGTGATGATTTTCATATGATGTTAGTATTGTATGAACAACGCATCACTTCATATACCATAAAGATTCCTTTCAAATTGTACCTCAGTAGTATAAATGCCCCAAGTGAACATGTGTCACAAGATCCACTTTGTGCAAATTCACAGAGGGTCCAAATCCAGACGAGTTGTTATGGACTCCAGACACAAAGCCTAGTCAATGTTGGATCCCCAGACtagaagggaaggaagaggtGGAGAAAGGGGCTCATCACAGGAAACCAAGTCATCCCATGCTTCTGAAAACTCTTAATAATTGAGAGGATGAGTAtgtgaaatgagaaaatgtgCTGTCTTCTGGCTTGAAAGATCATGGCTCAAACCAGGAACACCTGGAGCTGAACTCAGGCACATTTGCCACTGCACTCAGTAAGTTATACCCCTCCAAACACAGAGCTACTACATTAATTACAACTTTTCCATAGGTGAATTTTAGTGATTGCTGAAACATGCATTGACCACCCAGTTAGACAAATAAACATAATGGCTACTCTTACACCAGTAAACCAAACATCACAAAGTATGCTCCAGCCCTGAGGTCAAATGAGGGTGGCTggacactggagcaggctccccagggaagtggtcacagaaagcctgacagagttcaagaagcatttggacatccctttcaggcacatggtgtgactcctGGGCCTGGTGCTGTGcaaagccaggagctggacttgatcacctttgtggatcccttccaactcagcttattctgGGGTTCTGTGATACTCTCTATACCCTTAAAGAGAAGGGCTGTGCCCAAAGGGCTGTTAAAAGTGTCCCTAGACTGGCCTAATTCCCAAAGTGTGCCCATAGCTTTTTGGGAAAGTACTAGTTAATCCAGACCAAAAAGCCTACCAGTCCTTGTTCTAAGTATTTATCAATATCAATGCTTCAGCGTGGCCAACTGACTACATATAGACATAATATCTATATATGTTTCACATATAGATTTTAAGAAGTCCTCAAGCATATTCACCCAGGCAGGCCTTCTGCTTCACACAAACTGTTAAGAAGGGAGGATTCGATGCTTTTGTTGAAATTTTACTTGAAGGAGATGGTCCTTtcaaatcaggtttttttttaatatagctGAGTTTTTCTGTCCATTAAGTAtatattccttttttatttttcgATTCATGTACTATTTTGGTAGCCTAATGTTCTACTATTAGCAGATTCTTACCTTTTGCCTGAATAACCCACTTTTCATATCTACAATTCACAGCTAAACAAGCACTAACCAGTTCCAttatgatgaaaaaaattatatatacatCTAAAACAATAATATTAAGACAACAActaaaacaggaaataaaaacatgaatcTGCACATTTATAAGATGTAAAAACAATATCTACCTCTATACATATTTGTCAGACTGCAGCATCCACAGTTACAGCAGTATGCAGTAGTCAGAACAGCACTACTTTCCAAATCATGAGGTGTTTTAAGGAACACCCACTTAGTAGTGGCTGCtgaggaaataatttcctttatcAACCTGAGATTTTAAATGTGCAAGTGTTATACCGATCTATCTAGTGCataaaaaggaagggaaggaaggaaaagacagAGACAGAGATAAAAATGTTATCACAAtggtttttgtttcaaaatagaTTGCTGTGCAATGACTGAAGCCTGATTTGCAGACATTTTGTATTCTTGTCCAGAGCCTTGTGGAGGGGAAGGTAATGGAGTTTCTGGagttgctgaaaaaaaaaacataaaaataattacatattCTTACAGCCTGGTCTACTGTACATATACATACTACTGTACTAAAAGGGAGTCTTGTTGCATGCCTGGGAAAGGGAGTGCCTTGACATGCTAGGGAAACAGGATATTTTAATGATCAGCATTTTTAGTTTATTAAAGATTGTGCATGTAACAACAATGATATATCAGAATggtgctgaatttttaaaattgaattaaattcAGGTCAAAGTCCGTTACTTAACACcatttatatacatacatttttaatgcacaattattttaatttaagaatgATGATGAAATAGCTCTATGAACACTGACAGGCCACCattctaattaatattttaaaatgaaacagtgAAGTGCTATGACAGAAGGCTAACTTGCAATTACTTACGTATCTGTTCTGTATGCACAGGAGCAGACATTGAACTTATGAGGACAGTTTGGCCTGTTAATGGATCTTGGGCTAAGTGAGGATGCATTGGGTGATGCAGATGAGTAGCATCATTAGAAGTACCTGCAAAAATAACATGAGCACATATCAATACAAAAGAGCATGTTGTTGCCAGTGACTTATTCTTCAGTAATTACATTTCCACAGAGTAAATATTTTGATTGGCAATTTGAATAATTGCCTCTGGGTATTCATTAAACAATTTAAGCAGACTTCAAGCATATTAAGCACTGagtttattttcactgttttgaCTGCAATAACAGTGtgtttcattaaatatttctagGGATTCTTTCATCTGCTTAGGGAATTATAGGACAACCCAGTAGTTACTGAGAAGTGCATAGCAAAATCTGCCCTTGTAGGACTATGTTAACAAGATGAACTGCCAAGGCAAGAAGGCTTTACCTAACAATTACACAACAGAAAGCTCAGACAGTGAGTCAGAGTGGTAGCTTAGATCAGGAATCCCTACACATCCCAACATGCTAAATTCAACATGACACAAAATGGTAAATTTAACCAATTGTTAGCTTACCTCCCAGTAACATTTCCTGAAGCAAACTGTCAATTTTAACAATTCCAAATAATTTAACCAATTGTATCTGCTCAATCATTTGCCAAGTGATGCTTTGGAGTGTAGGCAGTAGAAGAAGAAGTTCTCCAAATCTTCCTCTGGAGTCATACTGACGGTCATTAATATAATCCTCTAAACTGATTTGGACTTGGAATCGCATATTCTTAATCTTCATTGGATTACTCAAGCCCTTTGCATcttaaaaaatgacaaaaacttAACGTCAAGGCATTTTACAATTTGGGAGTAGCATCTTactggttttcattttattcttttccattcAGCTAGATAACACGAACAGATGCTACATTAACAAAAATTACTTTCGATACAATCACATGTAAAACAATTGAGAGATATTCTTGTAAAAATACCTGGATCAAAAAACACAATTGCTTTCAAGCAAGCATATTCATTGTCATCTATTTGAATTTCCTGGAAGGGACGAACTAATTCATCCAGAATCCGATTTGCCACTCGGCAGATCTCTATTTCAGTGCTGTTGCGGTGAATGATGTAATTGTTGCCTTAGAGGGAAAGAATACCAACATATGAAttaacagaaacattttgatTCAACTTGCTAGATGAAGCCAATTTTCAAAAGTACATTTCATATTGCTTGATcaagttaataatttttttaagtaataacTCTCCCTTGCATTACACACAACTTTTCTTTGCAAACAGAGTATATGTGTAAATTATTGCCATCCCAGTAAATAATATGTACATATAAGTATACCAACATGTAGTTACTGATTAGTCCACAGGATCAAGGTTGGTATTTGAATATACAAGTAAGAAGCAAGTAGACATTTATGTTTAAATAACAGATAAATATACTAACGAATTGATCTTAAAACATCTTCATCCctgattaaaataatatatCCCAAGCTGAATGAAAAGGATTTGTCAATAGAGTAGAGGAGACACTAGAAGTGCTTCTTTTTCTAATGGATATTACTGCTGTTCCTAATAAAATTTAGTAGCATCATAAAATTTTCAGTTAAGAATTAATTTTACCTagagttttttgggtttggggagttttttaAATATCCATTTTGGAGGTCTTCACTATGGCATCTTAATTCACCTTCTGGAGAACATTATGAATATCATGGAGCTTTCAGAAACCATCATGCAGttgtgaaagaaaaactgatAATTATATCACAAGAGAGCCATGTGAAAGTGACTCATAAAACAGACACCTGCCTCCAAGTATCAAAAATAAGCCTTGAAGCCTCaaattgtttcttcttttggtATATCTGCTGATGCTTGTGATATATAATTTTCTTACtattattttataattgttTTCCTTATTACCTTATTACTAATccaaataaaattgcatttgtttttgtttctgttaatTTTGGTAGTGAAAGTGTATCTAGGGAAATAACTACCTTAAGAAAGTCATTTGTACAGCTTTTACTTTGAAAGGATTGCTGGTGAAAGAAATACCTTCAGACCAAGCCCTTCTTGtccttttaatgttttaatatgtgtaaaaataaattcaagctAATTTAGACCTATGAAAAGGCAGGCTCAAAGAGGAAGGGGAACAAGTAGTAGAAAATGTCCTTGTACACATAACCAGTGAAGAGACAAGTCTGAGTCCGTATTccatatgaaagaaaatgtaaggAGGCAAATGCCAGGAAATCCCTTAAATTGTTGTTTCTGCTACCCAATAGACCTTTAGCTGTATTAACCCACATGAATCCACCCACCTGCTTTTGCTAGAGCAGGCACATGACATTATGTCATTAATAGCTATTTAGCATTTACAGAATGCATTGCTTTGATTGTGCCAGAACAGTTGTCCCACTTAACTGACTGTATGGTTGCTAATGTACTATAACATCATCATCAGtaagtaaaacaaaaccaatattTACCTAAAAGTAAAATGTCCTTATACGCCATGGACCGTTTTGCTGCTCCAAGCAACAGGTGCTCCCCAGCATGTGCTCTTAGCAGGGCAACCTCACAAAAAAAACAGCAGACTCATTAGATGATAAAGCAGTAACGTTCAAtaagagcaaaagaaaagaggatACATATTACTGTGTATTAGGTACATGTTTAAGACTGTTAAGATTCCAATGTAAAATGCAAAGTGAATGCAAAAATCTTAACTTCATAAAAGTAGCACTTCCTAATTAAACTGTCATCCTCTGTCACTTCTAGCATTCTGTCTAGGTTTTAAACATCAGAATCTGCAAAATACTTTTCAATAAATACAGTACCAGCATTTATTTCCTAGTTTGAATTCCCTTGACAAAGCTTTCTCTGGCATTTTAAGTTGACACTAAAGACTCCAGTGGGCTGGAATGAACTGTTACAGTAAATTTTGGTTCTATCAGTGCCTCATTCTTCTCTTGAACCAAAAATTTACGTGGcatttaaaacagctttttcccAACAAAGCCAGATATGCTATTAGAGCCACTATTGTCCACAAAGAGGAATCCAAATTTGCACTGGGAAGGAGCTTGTGTTTATTAGTTTATTCTTTGTCACCTATTTACTTTCTTCTGGTTTTAATGTCTGCTTGAAATTTCAGCAATGGCCTTTATTTCCTCAAGGAACTCATTTCTCAACAAGTAATTCTAATCCAAGCCAATCACTTTAGGAGAGATATAAAGGTACACAGCACCTGGGTAATACTTATATGTTGAGATTTTTCAGGTTCTCAGTAGAGTTACCTTAGCTGTTCTGGCCTCCTCTGTGGTTTGTAAATCAGGCTGACTTCCAGATGAGGAATCCTTTTTTCAAAACCAGATGGCTTATTTTTATAACTGAATGCACAGTGCCCCTTAGAAACTGGTATCACAAATTAAAAAGTGGCATTTGCTTTATCTCTCAATATCTTTGTCCCTAATTTTCTATGGTACTTAAGGTTTCAGAGTATTTCCCAACATTACTCTTCAAGCACAGCAGAGGTGTTTTCAGTCTATCATTCTCAGctaatcttttattttttttaaatgcagataGGAACATTTTAAGGATATTTGAtaccttctcttttcctccacATTATCTTAACAATAaaagcagcaatattttttttgcttgcttttgttGCCCTTGTGTAGCAACAGCATTTGAAATTCTCTTTCACATGaacagttttaatttatttgagtATGTAGAGATTGTGCACATATGTGCTCTGGGGGTCTGCAAAGACATCATTTAACTCCTTTTTTGGGGAGTCTCCTGTGGCCTGAAACACATCCATATTCCTGAGGAATGATATAAAAAGGAATGATGAAGTTCAAAATCAACGATGACCTAACACTTTCAAGATTTTGTTAAAAAACTGAGAGActggagaagcaaaaagaagGATTTACACAATTCCAGCTCACAGAGTGATTTTTAAGATAAATCAGATTTTGGTGTGGAATCAAGAGATCTCAAGCAATGAATTAATCTCCTTCTGAGGCTCCTTGTCAGAGAATTGATCACCACAATGTGGAGATACTGGTTCTGGGTTTGCCAGCACAACCTACTTTGAAAGCCAGTGATATATTAGTATGTACTACATATGTGATGATAGATCAGACCTCTGTTGTAAAAACCCTTATGAATTTTCAAGGTTtggtgcttttttccccttacatTTATTATATACAATATAATTTTAGTACATTGTATTGTATGAAAGATTATTTGCTATGGattgatatcagtatgtttgGAATTGGTTTGAGATTCTaattgcttttggtttttgcAAGTAGAGAATACTTGCATCAAATTAAATAATATGCTGTCTTAAACCATATTATAATGAAAGGTGAACATGAAGTAAATACTTTAAAGGTCAGAAAAAAGTTATGCTTCCAAAACActacagaaagaacaaaacactTAAAGGCATGCTGCTTTGCTACTTCTTTTTGTTCATGTCTTTTCTGTTGTGGTGGTGTTatttcaaaacttaaaaaaaataaattaagagaATGGGTCTAGTACTCAGCTCTATTTGTTCAGACAGAAAAGAATGACATTTAATAATcacaagaaaaacagagaagtaATTCGAGTTTTCTCTCCTCTTATACCTGGTCATCAAGTGGTAGTTCACAGAAGCCTGGAATATATTTAGCCCATTCCACCAGTACTAAAAGTTGCTGCTTCATAGATTCACAGACATCACTGACACCagcaatttttttaacatttatatcAGTGCTAGAACCAGGACTGGAGATTGAGATCTGGccatgaagagagaaaaatgaatgatgttaaatttcatataattttattttcactggtTAACAgcatatttaagaaaaatcacagcagtAATTGTAGATACTCTTGAGAAATTCCTTGACCATATGGACCATTACCCTGCacataaattataatttttttctttctcattacTACCAGTATGCATTGTAATATTCTAAAACTTCAATTAATCATATCATGATCTTCTCATTccaaaatactatttttaaacaTACTTGAGCTCTTTTCATTTGTAGAAGGgaggtggtttgtttttttttctctaaaatggCTGACATTTAcctcatttcagaaaaaaagaagagttcaTAGTGGCATGCAGTAATATTAAGGGATAGAGATATTAAGAGAAAGCAAATGATAAAGGGGTAGCATGTTCTTCTAGTGTAAAGATAAGTATCATTAACTTGAGAAGGTAAAACAGGGGGGTTTTAGTGCCTGGAGGAGAATGGTTTGTAATGATGAAGCAGCAGTATAGGCAGAGGCCTGAGATGTTTCAGAGGAAATGCAAAGGATATGAGTGTGCATTAGACCACCTGCAGGGAACAGTGCTCTGTGAAATGGCAAGAGAGCAATATCTTTCTGGGCCTGAAGCTGAGGCACTTCTACTGAGCCAAATCCTGAAATTCTTAATGACTTTTCAAGGAAAGGAATGAAGTGGGAAAGCCAACTTAAGATAAAGCCAAACCTGGGAAGGTAAGGTCAGTTTATAGCTGCTATCATAATAGggaagcaaaaagagaaaagaagcagaaaaagatgggggaaaataaaaaggggaaaaaggaaacaaaattaaaaagaatggagaagaagaagagaaaaagaaaaagaagagacaaagaaaaagaagaaataggggaaaaaaaagaaaagaaaaagaaaaggaaaaagaaagaaaaaaaaagaaaaaaagaaaaagaaaaagaaaaagaaaaagaaaaagaaaaagaaaaagaaaaagaaaaagaaaaagaaaaagaaaaagaaaaagaaaaagaaaaagaaaaagaaaaagaaaaagaaaaagagaaaaaaagagagaaggaaaaagaaaaagaaggaaaggatcACTGTACAAGGCCTATGAAACTGACTTTCACTTTATGTTTTATTACCAAAAGCATATTCGGGAAATCATGTGGTGTGCTTATCttcctcaggaaaagaaatttattgTTTGGTCTTCTACATTCCTACACTTTTCAGGATGGTGGAATGTATTTAGGTTGGCCCCTAGCAGTTCCCCTTCATTAATGTTAAACCCCACAGTGGGATCTGTGGTGAAGTCCCTTATCCTTGGGTAGTCAAAATGAGTTGTACTTCTGAACTAAAGCTCTGTGCTTCCTAAATAATTCAGTAGTGTAAAACATTGAAAACAGCTTAGATATGTATGTCAGTTAGCCAGCTGAACATTAGTTCTCAGGGAAATACAGCAGCTAGGCTGTAAGCAGGTGAAAAATTCCTGACATATAATTCAAAGGCTATCCTGTAGGAAAAAGGTTAGAGGTATTGCCACTTTGTAGACAGAGAATGTGTGAAATCCATGCTATAATCATGAATCCATTTCTGGCATCTCCTTTACAAAAAAGAGGTTGAAAATATTGATATTCATTCAGGTGATAGCTACCAGAGTGATTCAGTCTAGAAAACCTTTGGTACAGAAAGACAGTAAAGAAATTcaatacatttcattttttttccagaagagtAAAAGGGGTCTTGATCATGATTCAAAGGAACAAAGAAGAGATTTCTGATAGTAGGTCACACTCTGTTCTACCTGAAAATGATACTAACCATGCACCAACTAGAAGATAATACAAGAAGGTAAAGAAGGTAAAAAGAAGAGGTAGATTGTTTAACTGTTAGACATACTGACTCATGGAGTTAATACATTGTCCTTCCCATAATATATTTCAATCAAAGCTGTTCATTTGTATAAATTACATCTTACATTACAAACTACAGCTTCCATGCTGAAATTACTTGGTGAACTTCTGCTGGGGATTTGTGGGATGACTCCCATAGAGTTCATTATGAACACCTAGGATTGTATCTCTTGACAAGGATATGAAgctttctatttctatttctatataGTGCTTTAACCTGCCTCTCATTTATGGAGTACAACACAGGACTCATTGATTTGATAGAATCATAGACTAGCACAGGTTAGGAGGGACCTTGAAAGACCATCTAATCCAACCTTATATAGCAAAGGAATCCTAGAGGTTATCTAACACTCTGTCTAATTGCATCTTGAAAACTTTCAGTGATGAAGACTCTACCACATCCCTGGAAAGGTTGCTCCAGTAATTGTTTGTTCTCATtgtaaaacatttctttcttccccagTGTAACTTGTACCCATTAATGAGCTGATGAACATGACAATGTAACACTGTATCCCAGTAGCTCTGAAACCCTTCAGAGACAGAGACCTTTACTCATATGAGTCCAGCATGCCCTTTTCATATTTACATAACCCTGGAAGCCTTTCCCAGGTCTGTACCAGAAAAAATGTACTTAGACAATTCCCCCTTGTAAGGCATCTTAAGGAACAAAATAACTTATTTTCCCAATTTAATATGAACATTTCAAAAGGGATGAAAATATctaattttccttatttaataTGAACATTTCAAAAGAGATGAATGCCACCCTCTTCTTCATTTCACATCTGAAGTACTTAGATAATGATTTGGGACACTACCACCTCCTCTAAGTCTCTTCTCAGGACTGAACTCATCTCACAGATTCAATTGAGGGAAGAACAAGTACTTTTAAgacttctctgcttttccatcaCGTTAATGTAGTCTCTTGGACTCTGAGGCCAAGATTGTATCTTCATATATGTTTGACAAAGTGGAAGCAATTCTGTTTTACTAAAACATACCAAATAGTAAGTACAATAAATTTGTGTATACACAAGGAGTTTTAGGCCAAGAACCTACTCTGTGAAAAGAAGTTTGTGCTATAAACAGCTGAGGGTGTGATTCTGTTCAAGACAGTTCTTATTCCTGAATTGCATATACCAGTTGGAAATGATTAAGGAGTATTATAAAAAAGCACAATAAGCAAGTTCAAAAAATTACTAAGGAGATAAATATAGCAATATTTTTCATACTGTATAGGTATTAAAGGTAGGAAGGTACATTATGTTCTAGTCTGCCCAGACATGCAATATGTGCCAAAGACTATCACCCAGTAATTCCTGCATCAATTCTTTACAGACAGTTCCAGTCTAAGAGAGATGCTGATAAAGGATGAGATTACAAAACATTTGGGGATGTATAAATCAGTCAGCATGAAATCATAAAGGTGGCAGTTAAATTCTAAGCAAGTTAGTAAGAGGTGCAAGAATGCAGAATCAATGGCCATGATTTATCTGAGGTGCAGAAAAGGACTAGAGACTGTTCCATTCAGCAATTGATTGgataggggggaaaaaaaagaaaaagagaaaatgaagttcagatgagacaaagaaaatttaaaagcaagatGTGAATTGACTCTGCAGTTGGAATACTTCTGTTTGCCTTACTTATAATGTCTAAGGAtattaaaaatgggattttcaaaAGAATGTAAGGAAATGAGTGTCCACAACCTTTCGAATGTAATGGCTTTGGACAAATTTTTCCCTATGTTTCATGGGAAAGTCTGCTTCAAGGATAGATAGATGCCACCAGCTGCCTAAGACAGCAACTGatttaaaagcagcaagaaCCATAAACCTTTATTAAGAAAGGTGCCTAAGACATATTGTCCTGGACaaagtagaatttttttattgaCCATGTTTCAAGAATGTATTCTATTACTGCTTCTTCCATGGAGAAGAGGAAGTTGTGTGCATTTTGGAAGTAGAATAAAGTAAtcttaataattatttttgatatAATAAGAAATtgaagaatatttaattttagcaAAAGTGGCCGTAACGTCACTAAATGAATTTGTGATAGATCCCAGTACCTGGCGGGAGAGTGTCTCAGCTTGTGACAATGTGCTAATGGAGGGACTGTTGCAGCCATCAAAAGTGTTTCTTCTCGTACTTATCCTGTCCCGTTCGTTTTGTACAGCTGGAAAAGAATAATCATCTCATTTATTGACTTTTACACACTGATACAAAGAATAATTTCAGAACATTACTAGTTTCAGAAGATAATTCTAAGAACTGAAAGGTATGACATTCAAAGATGATGATAGCTCTGAGTGATGAGGAAGGATGATAATACATGTTTACAATCTCTATCAGAACACAATGTGCCTGTAAAGCATGTATAACTAATTGCAGATAGACACTGAATCAtcagcatttctgtcactggCTTAATTACAGTCAGAcctctttcttcctttgaacTTGAACACATGGTCTCAATTTCAACCAATTTAATAAGTCAGGCTTTATGACAATAGCAGAAATAGACATTTCCAGACTGCCAAACAGGTCAAGTGGTACAACATCACCACTGAAAAAGTATTTCTCAGAGGAAGTATGAAAGCCCTACTCatgctctgctgtgggaaacAATGAAACAGGAATGAATCATGAATTTAACCCACTAGTAAGATAATTTTGAAACTTAAATCTCATGTTCCTCCTCAGTGACATTGCATTCCTAGCCTGTTTATGGAACATTAACTAAgttaaatggggaaaaaaaaataacccaaccCAAAAAACAGTGCACCAAAAAAGTTTTAGGACAGTAAATTCAGTAAGTTTTGTCTCATGGGGTCCAAAAACAGGCATTTGAAATATCTTTGGATAAGGAATCTGTAATCAGCACATGCAAGGCTTATGAAGCAAGACAGTATATTTTTGAActaaaagaagaagaaaaaaatgaaaattaacagtCAGATCCTTCTAAATCCTAGATCATGCCCAAGATTAGgccaaggaaaataaaaaagatggGCAAAAAAAGAATTGTGCCAATGGAAATCTTTCTATTGCACAAGGAATTTCATTGTCTTTTAAGAGCAGCAGATTTATGTCCAAAGATACATTTGCTATTTTGTGGGAAACAATCTGCATTACAAAATTTAGGAGTAGTACAAGAGgttttaattggaaaaaatacccaaaaactCTGTGTACCTAGTAGGTTCAGTGTTTATTTGAACAATGCACATAGTTTATTCCAGAGGTGTACTAAATTTTTTGCAGGGACACTCACTACATTTTATTAAGGTCACAGGAAGAAATC
The nucleotide sequence above comes from Oenanthe melanoleuca isolate GR-GAL-2019-014 chromosome 2, OMel1.0, whole genome shotgun sequence. Encoded proteins:
- the HNF4G gene encoding hepatocyte nuclear factor 4-gamma isoform X1 gives rise to the protein MMRLSEPILDMEMANYSEVLDPTYTALEFETMQILYNGNDSSGEAANMNAADNGVSSLCAICGDRATGKHYGASSCDGCKGFFRRSIRKNHVYSCRFNRQCIVDKDKRNQCRYCRLKKCFRAGMKKEAVQNERDRISTRRNTFDGCNSPSISTLSQAETLSRQISISSPGSSTDINVKKIAGVSDVCESMKQQLLVLVEWAKYIPGFCELPLDDQVALLRAHAGEHLLLGAAKRSMAYKDILLLGNNYIIHRNSTEIEICRVANRILDELVRPFQEIQIDDNEYACLKAIVFFDPDAKGLSNPMKIKNMRFQVQISLEDYINDRQYDSRGRFGELLLLLPTLQSITWQMIEQIQLVKLFGIVKIDSLLQEMLLGGTSNDATHLHHPMHPHLAQDPLTGQTVLISSMSAPVHTEQIPTPETPLPSPPQGSGQEYKMSANQASVIAQQSILKQKPL
- the HNF4G gene encoding hepatocyte nuclear factor 4-gamma isoform X2, whose translation is MVIANTTNSATEETLQTEPSDSSGEAANMNAADNGVSSLCAICGDRATGKHYGASSCDGCKGFFRRSIRKNHVYSCRFNRQCIVDKDKRNQCRYCRLKKCFRAGMKKEAVQNERDRISTRRNTFDGCNSPSISTLSQAETLSRQISISSPGSSTDINVKKIAGVSDVCESMKQQLLVLVEWAKYIPGFCELPLDDQVALLRAHAGEHLLLGAAKRSMAYKDILLLGNNYIIHRNSTEIEICRVANRILDELVRPFQEIQIDDNEYACLKAIVFFDPDAKGLSNPMKIKNMRFQVQISLEDYINDRQYDSRGRFGELLLLLPTLQSITWQMIEQIQLVKLFGIVKIDSLLQEMLLGGTSNDATHLHHPMHPHLAQDPLTGQTVLISSMSAPVHTEQIPTPETPLPSPPQGSGQEYKMSANQASVIAQQSILKQKPL
- the HNF4G gene encoding hepatocyte nuclear factor 4-gamma isoform X3, which translates into the protein MNAADNGVSSLCAICGDRATGKHYGASSCDGCKGFFRRSIRKNHVYSCRFNRQCIVDKDKRNQCRYCRLKKCFRAGMKKEAVQNERDRISTRRNTFDGCNSPSISTLSQAETLSRQISISSPGSSTDINVKKIAGVSDVCESMKQQLLVLVEWAKYIPGFCELPLDDQVALLRAHAGEHLLLGAAKRSMAYKDILLLGNNYIIHRNSTEIEICRVANRILDELVRPFQEIQIDDNEYACLKAIVFFDPDAKGLSNPMKIKNMRFQVQISLEDYINDRQYDSRGRFGELLLLLPTLQSITWQMIEQIQLVKLFGIVKIDSLLQEMLLGGTSNDATHLHHPMHPHLAQDPLTGQTVLISSMSAPVHTEQIPTPETPLPSPPQGSGQEYKMSANQASVIAQQSILKQKPL